The Antennarius striatus isolate MH-2024 chromosome 11, ASM4005453v1, whole genome shotgun sequence genome window below encodes:
- the ppm1ba gene encoding protein phosphatase 1B isoform X1 gives MGAFLDKPKTEKHNSHGEGNQLRYGLSSMQGWRVEMEDAHTAVLGLPSPGMSDWSFFAVYDGHAGSRVANYCSKHLLEHIIGASFGAGGSQGSQAVTDDSAIDPPPSVPSIVEAVRTGIRTGFLRIDEHMRSFSDLRNGMDRSGSTAVGIIVSPDHFFFFNCGDSRGVLYRNSQVCFSTLDHKPCNPRERERIQNAGGSVMIQRVNGSLAVSRALGDYDYKCVDGKGPTEQLVSPEPAVCEMVRAPEQDQFVILACDGIWDVMSNEELCEFVKSRLEVSDDLERICNEVVDTCLHKGSRDNMSIVLVCLPNAPKVSEEAVMKDEELNKYLESRVEEMLSRPEEVGFPDLVTVMRNLSTDSSMPTLPPGGGLASKRNVIEAVYNRLYPYKDEDGSEPEVEYHW, from the exons ATGGGTGCATTTCTGGACAAGCCCAAGACGGAGAAGCACAACTCCCATGGTGAAGGGAACCAGCTGCGCTATGGCCTGAGCTCCATGCAGGGCTGGCGTGTGGAGATGGAGGACGCTCACACAGCTGTGTTGGGACTTCCGTCTCCTGGTATGAGTGACTGGTCCTTCTTCGCCGTGTACGACGGCCATGCTGGCTCCAGAGTTGCCAACTATTGCTCTAAACATCTTCTAGAACACATAATTGGGGCTAGCTTTGGGGCCGGAGGGTCACAAGGGTCCCAGGCTGTTACTGACGACTCTGCCATCGACCCCCCACCATCAGTTCCTTCCATAGTGGAGGCTGTGAGAACTGGCATCCGGACAGGTTTCCTAAGGATCGACGAGCACATGCGCAGTTTCTCTGACCTGAGAAATGGAATGGACCGTAGTGGTTCCACAGCAGTGGGAATTATCGTGTCACCtgatcatttcttcttttttaattgcGGTGATTCTCGAGGAGTTCTGTACAGAAATTCACAGGTGTGCTTCTCTACGCTTGACCACAAGCCTTGCAACCCACGTGAAAGAGAGCGTATCCAGAATGCCGGTGGCTCGGTGATGATTCAGAGGGTTAATGGTTCACTGGCAGTATCGAGGGCCTTGGGGGACTACGATTACAAGTGTGTCGATGGAAAGGGCCCAACAGAGCAGCTCGTCAGCCCCGAGCCAGCGGTGTGCGAGATGGTTCGGGCCCCGGAACAGGATCAGTTTGTGATCCTTGCGTGCGATGGCATCTGGGATGTCATGTCCAATGAGGAGCTGTGCGAGTTTGTGAAATCTAGGCTTGAAGTATCTGATGACCTTGAGAGAATCTGCAATGAAGTGGTGGACACCTGCCTGCACAAG GGGAGTCGTGATAACATGAGTATTGTGCTAGTGTGTTTGCCAAACGCTCCCAAAGTGTCAGAAGAAGCTGTGATGAAAGATGAAGAACTCAACAAATATCTGGAGTCCCGAGTAGAAG AGATGCTGTCCCGGCCGGAGGAAGTGGGGTTTCCGGACCTTGTGACTGTGATGAGGAACCTGTCCACTGACAGCAGCATGCCAACTTTACCACCAGGGGGAGGTCTTGCCAGCAA ACGAAACGTCATTGAAGCAGTGTACAACCGTCTGTACCCGTACAAGGATGAAGATGGG
- the ppm1ba gene encoding protein phosphatase 1B isoform X2 encodes MGAFLDKPKTEKHNSHGEGNQLRYGLSSMQGWRVEMEDAHTAVLGLPSPGMSDWSFFAVYDGHAGSRVANYCSKHLLEHIIGASFGAGGSQGSQAVTDDSAIDPPPSVPSIVEAVRTGIRTGFLRIDEHMRSFSDLRNGMDRSGSTAVGIIVSPDHFFFFNCGDSRGVLYRNSQVCFSTLDHKPCNPRERERIQNAGGSVMIQRVNGSLAVSRALGDYDYKCVDGKGPTEQLVSPEPAVCEMVRAPEQDQFVILACDGIWDVMSNEELCEFVKSRLEVSDDLERICNEVVDTCLHKGSRDNMSIVLVCLPNAPKVSEEAVMKDEELNKYLESRVEEMLSRPEEVGFPDLVTVMRNLSTDSSMPTLPPGGGLASKRNVIEAVYNRLYPYKDEDGPSCFI; translated from the exons ATGGGTGCATTTCTGGACAAGCCCAAGACGGAGAAGCACAACTCCCATGGTGAAGGGAACCAGCTGCGCTATGGCCTGAGCTCCATGCAGGGCTGGCGTGTGGAGATGGAGGACGCTCACACAGCTGTGTTGGGACTTCCGTCTCCTGGTATGAGTGACTGGTCCTTCTTCGCCGTGTACGACGGCCATGCTGGCTCCAGAGTTGCCAACTATTGCTCTAAACATCTTCTAGAACACATAATTGGGGCTAGCTTTGGGGCCGGAGGGTCACAAGGGTCCCAGGCTGTTACTGACGACTCTGCCATCGACCCCCCACCATCAGTTCCTTCCATAGTGGAGGCTGTGAGAACTGGCATCCGGACAGGTTTCCTAAGGATCGACGAGCACATGCGCAGTTTCTCTGACCTGAGAAATGGAATGGACCGTAGTGGTTCCACAGCAGTGGGAATTATCGTGTCACCtgatcatttcttcttttttaattgcGGTGATTCTCGAGGAGTTCTGTACAGAAATTCACAGGTGTGCTTCTCTACGCTTGACCACAAGCCTTGCAACCCACGTGAAAGAGAGCGTATCCAGAATGCCGGTGGCTCGGTGATGATTCAGAGGGTTAATGGTTCACTGGCAGTATCGAGGGCCTTGGGGGACTACGATTACAAGTGTGTCGATGGAAAGGGCCCAACAGAGCAGCTCGTCAGCCCCGAGCCAGCGGTGTGCGAGATGGTTCGGGCCCCGGAACAGGATCAGTTTGTGATCCTTGCGTGCGATGGCATCTGGGATGTCATGTCCAATGAGGAGCTGTGCGAGTTTGTGAAATCTAGGCTTGAAGTATCTGATGACCTTGAGAGAATCTGCAATGAAGTGGTGGACACCTGCCTGCACAAG GGGAGTCGTGATAACATGAGTATTGTGCTAGTGTGTTTGCCAAACGCTCCCAAAGTGTCAGAAGAAGCTGTGATGAAAGATGAAGAACTCAACAAATATCTGGAGTCCCGAGTAGAAG AGATGCTGTCCCGGCCGGAGGAAGTGGGGTTTCCGGACCTTGTGACTGTGATGAGGAACCTGTCCACTGACAGCAGCATGCCAACTTTACCACCAGGGGGAGGTCTTGCCAGCAA ACGAAACGTCATTGAAGCAGTGTACAACCGTCTGTACCCGTACAAGGATGAAGATGGG